The Candidatus Methanoperedens sp. genomic sequence TAGGACTTACGCGGTTAACGTCAACCAACTGTATTTAGCATAATTTTAATATCAAGTTCGTACAAATAATTTTTGAAACAATAAAATTATGCAAAAGCAAAAGTGTTCCCTAAAATTGTACACCAATTTTTTAATAGCGAACCAGAATAGATATTCTGGCTTAGAACTGTCAAGAGTCTCTCCAGTTGCTGATTTATGCCACGATTCAGTATCAAGGTGGCTATCCAGCTCAAACTTTACACCATCAGATCTCTGGAACCAAGTTAAGGACCTGGTTGAAGTAAAGACTGGATACCTGTTATGCGATGATACTCTTCTGAACAAGCAATACTCAAGAGTAAATGAACTTGCTAAAATACAATACAGCGGAAATGAGCATGAGCTGGTAAATGGTATATGCCTTGTAAATCTGCTCTGGACAAAAGGGAACGAATTCATTCCCGTAGACTATCGTATCTATCGGAAAGAGGCCGATGACAAGACTAAAAACGATCATTTTCAAGACATGCTCAAAAGGGCTTTTGATCGCGGTTTTTCCCCTCTTTATGTCCTTATTGATTCATGGTATTCCAGTATAAGCAATCTTAAACTTGTTAGGAAATTCA encodes the following:
- a CDS encoding transposase, producing the protein MQKQKCSLKLYTNFLIANQNRYSGLELSRVSPVADLCHDSVSRWLSSSNFTPSDLWNQVKDLVEVKTGYLLCDDTLLNKQYSRVNELAKIQYSGNEHELVNGICLVNLLWTKGNEFIPVDYRIYRKEADDKTKNDHFQDMLKRAFDRGFSPLYVLIDSWYSSISNLKLVRKFKWNFICSLKSNRKINVIQGNYIPIADLDLAEKQVRKVWLKEFGFILVCKIVDKNGDITYLATSDLNLQDYDNFVNNFQQRWKIEEFHRGIKQTTGIEKCYSTLAASQKTHIFASFVAFVKLEVRRLKEHISWYEQKATINRYAVNNYLRINA